One stretch of Streptomyces sp. 135 DNA includes these proteins:
- the proP gene encoding glycine betaine/L-proline transporter ProP codes for MARTLLRRRKKALSAEDVMVSDRPKVRRAVTAAALGNTMEWFDFGVYAYLAGTIGKVFFPSSSPGAQVVATFATFAAAFLVRPLGGLVFGPLGDRIGRQRVLAATMIMMAVSTFAVGLLPTYASIGFAAPLLLLLCRLVQGFSTGGEYAGATTYIAEYAPDQRRGFLGSWLDFGTFIGYSLGSGLVTVLTLTLGTDGLESWGWRIPFFVAGPLGLIGLYMRVKLEETPAFQQEAASAAAEREAVHERGENDPVEQARQSGKGRLKEIFTRHWQAVLICMGLVLLYNVTNYMVTSYLPTFMTVTLGESDTTAQLLVLGTMLLVALAITTVGRSSDRWGRRPMFMAGSIALIVLAVPAFLLIRKGGILMPAFGCAILGLLLVCFAGTAAATLPALFPTRLRYGALSISYNISVSLFGGTTPLLASYLVDSTGNTLVPAFYLMVAGAIGLLSTFFLHETAGRPLRGSGPMVETHGEAREMVARSRAEAGRHARDVWLRLWHPRGGRHHGKGSGGRED; via the coding sequence ATGGCCCGTACGTTGCTGCGCCGCCGGAAGAAGGCGCTCAGTGCCGAGGATGTGATGGTCTCGGACCGTCCCAAGGTGCGGCGCGCGGTGACAGCCGCCGCGCTCGGCAACACCATGGAGTGGTTCGACTTCGGCGTCTACGCCTATCTGGCGGGCACGATCGGCAAGGTCTTCTTCCCCTCCAGCTCGCCGGGCGCCCAAGTCGTCGCCACCTTCGCCACGTTCGCCGCGGCGTTCCTCGTCCGGCCCCTCGGCGGGCTCGTGTTCGGGCCGCTCGGTGACCGCATCGGCCGGCAGCGGGTGCTCGCCGCCACCATGATCATGATGGCTGTGAGCACTTTCGCGGTCGGCTTGCTGCCCACGTACGCCTCGATCGGGTTCGCCGCCCCGCTGCTGCTCCTCCTGTGCCGACTGGTCCAGGGCTTCTCCACCGGCGGCGAATACGCCGGTGCCACCACCTACATCGCCGAGTACGCGCCCGACCAGCGGCGCGGATTCCTCGGCAGCTGGCTCGACTTCGGCACCTTCATCGGCTACTCGCTGGGCTCCGGCCTGGTCACCGTCCTCACGCTGACGCTCGGGACGGACGGCCTCGAGAGCTGGGGCTGGCGCATTCCCTTCTTCGTCGCGGGGCCGCTCGGACTCATCGGCCTGTACATGCGCGTGAAGCTGGAGGAGACGCCCGCGTTCCAGCAGGAGGCGGCGTCCGCCGCGGCCGAGCGGGAAGCCGTCCATGAGCGGGGGGAGAACGACCCCGTCGAGCAGGCCCGCCAGTCCGGCAAGGGCCGCCTCAAGGAGATCTTCACGCGCCACTGGCAGGCGGTCCTGATCTGCATGGGGCTGGTACTGCTCTACAACGTCACGAACTACATGGTGACGTCGTATCTCCCCACCTTCATGACGGTGACGTTGGGAGAGAGCGACACGACCGCGCAGCTGCTGGTGCTCGGCACCATGCTGCTGGTGGCGCTCGCCATCACCACCGTGGGCCGCAGTTCGGACCGGTGGGGCAGGCGCCCGATGTTCATGGCCGGCAGCATCGCCCTGATCGTGCTCGCCGTCCCGGCGTTCCTGCTGATCCGGAAGGGCGGCATCCTGATGCCCGCCTTCGGCTGCGCGATCCTCGGTCTGCTCCTGGTCTGCTTCGCGGGCACGGCCGCGGCCACGCTGCCCGCCCTGTTCCCCACACGTCTGCGCTACGGCGCCCTGTCGATCTCGTACAACATCTCCGTCTCCCTCTTCGGCGGCACCACCCCGCTGCTCGCCTCCTACCTGGTCGACTCCACCGGCAACACGCTGGTCCCCGCCTTCTACCTGATGGTTGCGGGCGCGATCGGCCTGCTGTCGACGTTCTTCCTGCACGAGACGGCCGGACGGCCGCTGCGCGGCTCCGGGCCCATGGTGGAGACGCACGGCGAGGCCCGCGAGATGGTGGCGCGCAGCCGGGCG
- a CDS encoding SRPBCC family protein: MSQVEESIEVNVPVRTAYNQWTQFETFPEFMEGVQRIEQRTDTLTHWVTKIDGVEREFDATVTEQIPDERVAWTTVDGQARQAGVVTFHRLDDARTKVMLQMEYAPEGLAETVGDKLGFVKRQVAGDLGRFKKFIEQRGGVETGAWRGEV; this comes from the coding sequence GTGTCGCAGGTCGAGGAATCCATCGAAGTCAACGTGCCGGTCCGTACGGCGTACAACCAGTGGACCCAGTTCGAGACGTTCCCCGAGTTCATGGAAGGCGTGCAGCGGATCGAACAGCGCACCGACACGCTCACTCACTGGGTGACGAAGATCGACGGTGTGGAGCGGGAATTCGACGCCACGGTCACCGAGCAGATCCCGGACGAGCGCGTGGCATGGACCACGGTCGACGGGCAGGCCAGGCAGGCGGGCGTCGTCACCTTCCACCGCCTGGACGACGCGCGTACGAAGGTCATGCTGCAAATGGAGTACGCACCCGAGGGCCTGGCCGAGACGGTCGGGGACAAGCTCGGCTTCGTCAAGCGTCAGGTCGCCGGTGACCTCGGGCGGTTCAAGAAGTTCATCGAGCAGCGAGGCGGTGTGGAGACCGGCGCCTGGCGCGGCGAGGTCTGA
- a CDS encoding ABC transporter substrate-binding protein: protein MNDSDSSGGRERVLTVGVVVARTGRLTSLGDPLDFAMTLLAPELAAAGPRGFRIRLVGRDSRSSADGARQAVKELVQDENAAIIVTLAGTQVLPAVADTCEIIGVPCLSSTFPWQVYYYGRGGDPARPFDWTYHFCWGLDDIAETFADLWAQAGGAGRQTVGCLWNDGPQGAWSRHPRHGFAPAARARGHRLVEPGPYQEPAVDLDRHITAFRDAGATLVTSAATGQDLALFRAQAAESGWQPRLITCSRWLAYPPSPAVSGRQSAQADVATLVYWTPAHPYRSSLDGTTAAQLAETYEQTTGRQWSQPLGLAHALFEVAAHALTTADDPTDRRSVAAALSRSRLDTIAGPLDWTSGPVPNVATVSLAGGQWQPGTRHDYELVVVTPGRTEGVRVNGDLRTA, encoded by the coding sequence ATGAACGACAGCGATAGCAGCGGCGGACGAGAGCGGGTCCTCACGGTAGGGGTCGTCGTCGCCCGCACCGGACGGCTGACCAGTCTTGGCGACCCCTTGGACTTCGCCATGACCTTGCTGGCACCAGAACTGGCGGCGGCGGGCCCCCGCGGCTTCCGCATCCGGCTGGTGGGCCGGGACAGCCGTTCGTCCGCCGACGGCGCACGGCAGGCGGTGAAAGAACTCGTTCAGGACGAGAACGCCGCGATCATCGTGACCCTGGCCGGAACCCAGGTCCTGCCGGCCGTCGCGGACACCTGCGAGATCATCGGAGTGCCGTGCCTGTCGAGCACCTTCCCCTGGCAGGTCTACTACTACGGGCGAGGAGGGGACCCGGCGCGCCCCTTCGACTGGACGTACCACTTCTGCTGGGGACTGGACGACATCGCCGAGACCTTCGCCGACCTGTGGGCACAGGCCGGCGGGGCAGGACGCCAGACGGTGGGCTGCCTGTGGAACGACGGCCCGCAGGGCGCCTGGTCACGCCACCCCCGGCACGGATTCGCACCGGCCGCCCGCGCGCGGGGACACCGGCTGGTGGAGCCCGGGCCCTACCAGGAGCCGGCCGTGGACCTCGACCGGCACATCACCGCGTTCCGGGACGCCGGCGCCACCCTCGTCACCAGCGCGGCCACCGGCCAGGACCTGGCGCTCTTCCGCGCCCAGGCCGCCGAGAGCGGCTGGCAGCCCCGCCTGATCACCTGCTCACGATGGCTGGCCTACCCGCCGTCCCCCGCCGTCAGCGGCCGCCAGTCCGCCCAGGCCGACGTGGCCACCCTCGTGTACTGGACCCCGGCCCACCCCTATCGCTCGTCCCTCGACGGAACCACCGCGGCCCAACTCGCCGAGACGTACGAGCAGACGACAGGACGACAGTGGTCGCAGCCTCTCGGCCTCGCCCACGCCCTGTTCGAGGTCGCCGCGCACGCACTGACGACCGCCGACGACCCCACCGACCGCCGGTCCGTGGCCGCCGCCCTGAGCCGCAGCCGCCTGGACACCATCGCCGGCCCTCTCGACTGGACCAGCGGGCCCGTACCCAACGTCGCCACCGTGTCCCTGGCCGGCGGTCAGTGGCAGCCCGGCACCCGGCACGACTACGAACTCGTCGTCGTCACCCCCGGCAGGACGGAGGGCGTCCGCGTCAACGGTGACCTCAGGACGGCCTGA